The following nucleotide sequence is from Podospora bellae-mahoneyi strain CBS 112042 chromosome 1 map unlocalized CBS112042p_1, whole genome shotgun sequence.
GTATATGTTGGGTCTGGGAGGTTCATCTTGGAAGAGGGCAAGCCCGTTATTGTCGAGTACAAGATTAGTGAGGTTGTTGCCTAGGTGCTGGTTGGATAGTATAGTGGATGATTTGAGTGCATGTCAAAGGAATGATACAAAATAGTTACACAAACAGATGCATGTCAAAGCAAGCCAAAGTAAAAACATCTTAATTGTGCAGTCTCGCTATAATCCCCCGAAATCCCAGATAACAAAAGCAAATGAACCGCTATCCCTCTCCACAatccctccaccgccctctcaTAAGTATTCCCAGACCTCTTGATGCGATATCTCCCAACGCCTTGGTATGCCAGTCGTAAGATGAGATCGAAAAAAAGTCAAATGCCGTAAGAGCCGAGAACTCCAATGACAAaggcagaaagaaaaggaaagaaaagccaGTCCAGATATCATTTGTGAAGCGCTCCAGAGGTATCAATGTTGTATCAGTGAAAAGACCTAAGTGTCCTTAGACTTGAAGACACCGTCAACTCCAGGCTCAGAGTCGCCATAAACTTCAGCGTTGAAGCTGTCTTCGTCTTGATAGTCAGAAGGCTTCTCATTGATACCGGGAGACTTCGAGTTGTTCGGTGTCAAACGCAGCAAGTTGTGTCCGGAGATAAAGGTGTTCAAAGCCACAGGGGCAGCAGATGGCGTAATTTCAAGAATGAGATCGTCCACGTCCTCCTCCGAAATAACACTACCCCCAGTGGGGGAGTAAAAGTCGTGACAGCCCAAGTCGCTACCGTTGTCCACAGTTGTTGATTTGCGGATATTCGCGGTGTCAAAATCGTGGTCATTGTTTTTAAACTTACGGTTGATACCGCCCTTCAGCTTGCCATGAATGTCAAAATTCGGAAGCTTAGAGTTATCAAAACCACCCACAGGCTGAGACTCACCAACTTTACCGATATTTAGGATTAGCTCGGCTGTAAGTTTGGTGACTTGATCACTCCCGGTATAGTTGTCGTCATTACCCACCGTAACTGCCTCCTCGCAACTGCCAATTGGTGTACAATCATCCCCGGGCTTGTTGTCGTGCCTCTGCTTCTAGCGGTGACCTTGCAGGGAGAATTGAGCTCTCAAGGCCAAAATCTGCTGCTTCTCGGCTTCGGGAAGCATGTCAATCGTCTCTTGAGGTAGCTCCATGACAGCACGCATCAGGGCCTCAGGGTCCTGagcaggagggggggcagcGACAGGAGGAGGCGCGGCACCAGGGACCGGAACAACCGGGGCAGCGACGGGGGGGGCGGCATAACCACCGACTGGAGTGCCGGTCGCCGCAGGGACAGGGTAGCCGCCATAGTTGGCGGGGACAGCCGCAGGAGGCGGGGCAACGCTCACACCAGTGTCGAGGACGGAGTTGATTGCGTCCGGTGACACCAAGCCCATGATCAACAGGGCCTGGAAAACAGCATAACCAAGCTGGGGAGCTTGGTTCAACAGCTCGGCGCAGCGCGTAGGGTCGTTGGTCGCCAGCGTCTTCATCTGCTGGATGATGTCCAGCAGCTGCGCCGGCGGCAGAGTGCGAAGCGTTTGCGATATGGCATCGGTGCAGCTCACACCAGGAGGGAGATCTTTGCCCTGGGGCAAAGGAGGGAGCGACGAACCGCCCGCGGGGACGACCGGCGCGGCAACGTTGTTACCGTTCGACGGCGCCGAGTAACCGGCAGCAGAAGGGCCCTGGAAAGTATTAGTTTGGATGAATCTCGGATAAAGAAATATCGAGACTTACAGCAGCGTCACGGTCACGACCATCTTCGTCGCTGACCGTTTCATTGCTAAAGTCGACACGCAACTTCCGTCCCATAATCTCATAATCATTCAAGTTTCGGACGGCTGAAGAAGCAGAGTCTAAAGGAATAAAAAGTCAGCAAAAGGAACTTTGAGTATGCGGCTCTGCGACATTTCCACGCCACAGGCCAGTGTCATGTCAGCATTGAAGAGACTACTTACCGTGGTCAGGGAACTCAGCGAAACCAAAGCCCTTGGGGCGACCAGTCTCCCGATCATAGACGAGGCGAAAGTTCAGGACGCGACCAGCACCACTGAAGATTTCAGTGATTTGCTCCTCGGTGAGTCCTGCAGATTACGGCTTGTTAGCAATCGACTTTGAAAAGACGTAATATGATCTCGACAACTTGCCATATGGGATGTTGCCCACGAAGACGACACGAGAGGGCTGTCTGTTTGACATTTTTGCGATCAGAGGATGCGCAAAGCCTGGAGTGAAAAGAGTCGCTTTGAAAATTCGGTGGAAATTAAGTAATTGACTGGCAGAGAGTCGACGACTAAGTGAAATGGAAGTCTCGGCGTCAATGTTGTCTCGGCgaaggaaggggaaaaaaggcTGGTTGCGATGATGCGATGCGAAGCAGTAGTTGACAAGTCACCCTGGTCTTGAGAGGCGCGAAGGGCAAAATCCGTGGAAGGAACAATCAAATTCACCACAATAGGTGTGAACTACCGATAGCAATTGGGACTTGAATTGCTCCTTCTCATCCAATATCACACTGGCCGCTAATTTTTTACAAAGACTGTGCAAGACCGTCTGAACTTGCTCACTTTGGCGACAACtgggcgatggtggtgggggacaATTGACTGGATGTTGATGGAGCAATCGGAAGGTGAGGTTCAATTCTTGGGCTAAAAATGCATGGAGCAAGTACCCCAGTACCGTGAACCAGCCTGGATTTGGCCAAGCTTTGAGGCGCGAAGAGCAAGGATGTGAAGGTCGCGAGAGCACGTGATATGGATTTGGAGAGAGGTGGCCCATGCGTGCTGGGAACCCTGCTTCCTGCAAGTGGTGTTTGTCAGCGATGAAGAGAAGCGACTGGTTCCACACCTCGTGAAGCTACAAGCTCTTTCTCCACAGCGCAAACCAGCTGCCATTCAGCACCAGCCACTATACCTAGACAACAGACAAGATGGCGCACCGCAATCCCTTCCAGGATTATATGAACAAGCTGCAGTATGCGGCCCAACAAACTCGCTCCGGAGGCAGAATGcctggcggaggtggtggcatcgcaggaggggttgctgctCTCGCTgtccttggtggtggcgccTTGCTGTTTCAGAGTGCGCTGTTCAACGTCGATGGTGGTCACAGAGCGATCAAGTACCGGAGAATAAGTGGTGTCAGCAAGGATATCTATACCGAAGGTATGTTGGGTTTAGACATTACACTCTTGCTGGAGAGACAGACTAACTGACTTACAAATATTCACACAGGAACTCACTTTGTCGTCCCATGGTTCGAGACTCCTATTGTCTACGATGTTCGTGCTAAGCCGAGAAACGTTTCTTCCCTCACCGGTACCAAGGATCTTCAAATGGTCAACATCACCTGCCGTGTCCTCTCGAGACCCGAAATCACCGCCCTTCCTCAGATCTACCGCACTCTCGGCACCGACTATGACGAGCGTGTCCTCCCCTCGATTGTCAACGAAGTGCTGAAGAGCGTTGTTGCCCAGTTCAATGCCAGTCAGCTGATCACACAAAGAGAAATGGTTGCCAAGCTGGTTCGTGAGAACCTCTCCAGGAGAGCTGCGCGCTTCAACATTCTTCTGGACGACGTGTCTTTGACGGTGGGTTCCTCTTTGTGGAAATCACATCGCTTAACAAACCGCTAACAATTTATTAGCATCTTGCCTTCTCTCCTGAGTTCACAGCTGCCGTTGAAGCCAAGCAGGTTGCCCAACAAGAGGCTCAACGTGCCGCATTCATCGTCGACAAGGCTCGCCAGGAGAAGCAGGCCATGGTTGTCAAGGCTCAGGGTGAGGCTCGCTCTGCTGAGCTCATTGGTGAGGCTATCAAAAAGAACAAGTCATATCtggagttgaagaagctggagaacgCTCGTTCCATTGCCCAGATTATCCAGGAGGCTGGTGGCAAGAACAGACTGCTCCTTGACTCTGAGGGTCTTGGGTTGAACGTCTTTGATGAGGAGAACAAATAAGGAAGCTGTGTTTTGAAAGAGGTGGGAATGGAGGTATTGAATCAATCTCCACTGTCTGTATGTATAGGCTGAACATTTTACAAAGCCCCTGTGTATGAGTACGTTGGTGAAAAGATGCATTGAAGAAGTCATGAAGTTTCTGGAGTTGGCGGTCAGAATCACACATTTTGAGAAACTTATTTGTTCATCCCGTTTATTTTTGAGTACATTGTCAGCATAATGGTCTTTATTGCCCCTCAAGTaacagctccagcagctcaaTAAGGCTGAACATTTAATGGGCCTCATCCATTACCAAGCAGCCCCCAGCGAGCCAAGCCTGAGgctcacccaccaaccccacacaAACCGACCGACCCGCGGACCCACAATCAACCTACCTGCCCCACTAACCCCTCCTTGCGGCCGCCTGCTGGGACAGCAGCTGCCATCGATGGCAGGTGGCTCACTTGGCGACTGCTGCCTCTCGAGCTTGCCAGCATTGCTGACTGGTGTAGtattcttcctctttctgccagcaacaacattcaccaccatcccacgagtgcttgatcttgaagaacaacaaccaacagaTAAACAACTATCCCTTATTTCCACCAAAGAATCACTTAGTGGAAAGACACAAAAGCCAAACGCCAAGATGCTCGTAAAGTCCGTTCAGCCCCGCCATACTGTGCTTGCCCGATGAACTGACTGACAGGTGAGATAGAGTACGCACCCTCACCGGAAAGGAAATCGAGCTCAACGTCGAGGGCTCCGACAAGGTctccaagatcaaggagctggtggaggagaaggaggggatcCCGCCCGTGCAGCAGAGGTTGATCTTTGGGGGGAAACAAATGTACCCTCCcccacaccaccactaccaccaccaccacaacactTATTTTGAGTGTGTTAATAGTTGCTAATGATGGTAAAAAACCAATAGGGTCGACGACAAAACCGCTGATGACTATGGGCTTGAGGGTGGCGCGACGTTACATTTGGTTTTGGCGTTGAGGGGTGGGctttaaaaaagaaagaaaaaatgatagggagggaaaggggataaTGGGGGTGGTAGCTGTAAAGGGTTATGAATATAGGCAATACGGCAGAGTAGGAAAGTTTGGCTGTTGTTAGGTACAGCAAGATGAGGCAAacaaggtgatgatgatggtggacatCAGCGCTGTGGAGGAAGGGTGACAGTtttttgttgaggaggtagCGTAGATAGTGGGTAGGTGGGATCGAGCGTCTTATGGGATATGATCTTGCCTTGCCTAGGGAAAGGCACTCATGAATGAAGAATGCATCTTTACATCAGTCTTCGCCTCGTGTGGTGAACCGAATATATGGATGGAGATCAAGATGCTGAACATGATCAGAAGTAATTCGAGTCTTGGAAAACCCATCACTTAAAAACGATATATAAGCAGAAGTAAAGCCCCGTATAAAAGCCCATCCATTCAATCGATCATCGTACACATCATATAAGCATAGGTCATGCCCGTGTAAAAATCATTCCATTCGTCCCTCCATCGTACACCAATTTCCAGATAACCACCGCTTAATCTCGGTTATCTGCTTGTATCAAGCTTAAAAAACCATCTCAACGCCTGTTGAAAATGCCAACCATCCTCGCTGATTTCCATGCAAATCCCAAAATTCGAATTCCCCCACAAAATCCATCCCTTCTACGTTCCCTAACGGGGGACCCGCTTGCTCGGACGCATGAAAATATCCACAGGCTTGCGCTTGCGGACGATAGGAGCAGCGGGCCCCCTAGAGCCGACAGCAGGCGAGTTGCCCGCACCCGCAGGCGCGGGTGCAGGCGAGGTCTCGCCAGTGAACGACTTTGGTGGCGAGCGGGCCGCCACGGGTGCCTTGATGGCGCCAGGCGTCGCAGAGAGAAGACCACGGGGTCTGGCGACGGGTTGTTTCTTGGGAGAAACGACCCTCTCCACCGCGGCTTCGAGTTCCTCCACAGACAGGCCTCCACGCTGGGGAGGACTGGCGGGTtcgtcatcaccaaacaGGTCGTCACCCCCATTGCTGGGGATGTggtcgtcttcatcatcgctcaaggagatgatgttggctggtttggcgatggcggtgcccttgcccttgattGAAAGGAGCCGGTTCTCGCGTTCTTTGCGGTCACGATCACTGGCTGTGGTGTCAGAGGCCTTTCTGATTGGGGCGTTGACAATGGTGGCAGCGGCGTCGAACTGGCGATTGATACGAGCGTCGTTCTGCATGGCAATTGGTGCCTGTCTGATTTGGCTTTGCCTGACAGGAATGCGGCCAGCGGGGTTGGAGAGCTTCAGACGACTGGTCTCAGCGGCGACTTGCCTCTTGGCCTTAGCAATGAAGGTCTTCTTCGGGCGAGGCTGAGAGGACCAGTGGCCGGCTTTGGGACCCTCGCGTTGGCGTTGCGAATAGTGAAGAGGCAGTCGGCGAGATTCAGGAACAGAGATAATCTTGGCTTGACGGGAGGAACGCTGGCCATTGACATCTTCCATTTTCTTCATGAAGGCATTGGTAGC
It contains:
- a CDS encoding uncharacterized protein (EggNog:ENOG503P581; COG:D; COG:O) produces the protein MGLIHYQAAPSEPSLRLTHQPHTNRPTRGPTINLPAPLTPPCGRLLGQQLPSMAGGSLGDCCLSSLPALLTGVVFFLFLPATTFTTIPRVLDLEEQQPTDKQLSLISTKESLSGKTQKPNAKMLSTHPHRKGNRAQRRGLRQGLQDQGAGGGEGGDPARAAEVDLWGETNGRRQNR
- the PHB2 gene encoding Prohibitin-2, subunit of the prohibitin complex (Phb1p-Phb2p) (COG:O; EggNog:ENOG503NVK6), whose amino-acid sequence is MAHRNPFQDYMNKLQYAAQQTRSGGRMPGGGGGIAGGVAALAVLGGGALLFQSALFNVDGGHRAIKYRRISGVSKDIYTEGTHFVVPWFETPIVYDVRAKPRNVSSLTGTKDLQMVNITCRVLSRPEITALPQIYRTLGTDYDERVLPSIVNEVLKSVVAQFNASQLITQREMVAKLVRENLSRRAARFNILLDDVSLTHLAFSPEFTAAVEAKQVAQQEAQRAAFIVDKARQEKQAMVVKAQGEARSAELIGEAIKKNKSYLELKKLENARSIAQIIQEAGGKNRLLLDSEGLGLNVFDEENK
- a CDS encoding uncharacterized protein (COG:A; EggNog:ENOG503NWDF), translating into MSNRQPSRVVFVGNIPYGLTEEQITEIFSGAGRVLNFRLVYDRETGRPKGFGFAEFPDHDSASSAVRNLNDYEIMGRKLRVDFSNETVSDEDGRDRDAAGPSAAGYSAPSNGNNVAAPVVPAGGSSLPPLPQGKDLPPGVSCTDAISQTLRTLPPAQLLDIIQQMKTLATNDPTRCAELLNQAPQLGYAVFQALLIMGLVSPDAINSVLDTGVSVAPPPAAVPANYGGYPVPAATGTPVGGYAAPPVAAPVVPVPGAAPPPVAAPPPAQDPEALMRAVMELPQETIDMLPEAEKQQILALRAQFSLQGHR
- a CDS encoding uncharacterized protein (EggNog:ENOG503P5T5; COG:S), with the translated sequence MELQISTGPFRRNGPRPLLDMALDVAIRNIQDIPSLGDMPTHLLQPVLRAVKTAEHLHTLEQETDERIYEVSPSHWKHLIERDFKTLAAQYSWQPKDPKSWYKVYKKYETVYNQQLEEATNAFMKKMEDVNGQRSSRQAKIISVPESRRLPLHYSQRQREGPKAGHWSSQPRPKKTFIAKAKRQVAAETSRLKLSNPAGRIPVRQSQIRQAPIAMQNDARINRQFDAAATIVNAPIRKASDTTASDRDRKERENRLLSIKGKGTAIAKPANIISLSDDEDDHIPSNGGDDLFGDDEPASPPQRGGLSVEELEAAVERVVSPKKQPVARPRGLLSATPGAIKAPVAARSPPKSFTGETSPAPAPAGAGNSPAVGSRGPAAPIVRKRKPVDIFMRPSKRVPR